A genomic window from Anoplolepis gracilipes unplaced genomic scaffold, ASM4749672v1 Contig24, whole genome shotgun sequence includes:
- the LOC140675874 gene encoding uncharacterized protein → MEVVVGEIPQANQTASAESAPAPMDTSECRKRRADSIREGNEEGAGSKELCSDSPKPQRKPRLDPKRGNVKGDTLTPGEIEPANINHARRAQDLLLQTIAERGIGLAIVLEPYRPPSNHPNWRVDGSGTVAVIRGTDNYNPPCSLLKSGRGYVAVKWGSIAVVACYAPPSWGLSQFELYLEELEHCIRSMLPQEVVVAGDFNARAQAWGDRLTTPKGEVLLDWMGAFGLCLLNTGNEPTCDRLLRGASIVDLTMITTSAARLNWSWGVVDQKTLSDHRYIEFGCTTLQPGSPTGGAPPPR, encoded by the exons ATGGAGGTCGTTGTAGGAGAAATCCCACAAGCGAACCAAACGGCTTCAGCCGAGTCTGCGCCCGCGCCGATGGACACATCGGAGTGTCGCAAGCGGCGCGCGGACTCGATCAGAGAAGGAAACGAGGAGGGTGCGGGGAGCAAAGAGCTCTGCTCCGACTCCCCCAAGCCCCAAAGGAAGCCACGCTTAGACCCTAAGCGTGGTAACGTGAAAGGAGACACCCTTACCCCGGGCGAAATTGAGCCC GCAAACATTAACCACGCTCGGCGGGCGCAGGACTTACTCCTGCAGACTATCGCCGAGCGTGGTATAGGACTGGCGATCGTGTTGGAGCCGTACCGACCCCCATCAAACCATCCTAATTGGAGGGTGGACGGCTCTGGCACGGTCGCAGTCATACGCGGCACGGACAATTACAACCCCCCCTGTTCCTTACTCAAGTCAGGAAGGGGGTACGTGGCGGTGAAATGGGGTTCCATCGCGGTGGTGGCGTGTTACGCACCGCCTAGTTGGGGCCTCTCCCAATTTGAACTGTATCTGGAGGAGCTGGAGCACTGCATACGCAGCATGCTCCCccaggaggtggtggtggccgGTGACTTCAACGCCAGAGCGCAAGCGTGGGGAGACCGGCTCACCACTCCCAAGGGAGAGGTCCTACTGGATTGGATGGGGGCTTTTGGGCTATGCCTGCTAAACACCGGCAACGAGCCTACGTGCGACCGGCTGCTGCGGGGGGCGTCCATAGTGGATCTCACTATGATAACCACCTCCGCGGCACGCCTAAACTGGTCGTGGGGGGTGGTCGACCAAAAGACTCTATCGGACCACCGATATATCGAGTTCGGTTGTACCACCCTCCAGCCCGGGAGCCCGACCGGCGGTGCGCCACCGCCGCGATGA